In Bacillus sp. DX3.1, the following proteins share a genomic window:
- the galE gene encoding UDP-glucose 4-epimerase GalE encodes MHSILVCGGAGYIGSHAVKKLVDEGLSVIVIDNLQTGHEDAITDGVKFYKGDLRDKGFLRDVFKQEEIDAVMHFAADSLVGVSMEKPLQYYNNNVYGALCLLEVMDEFQIDKFIFSSTAATYGDVDVDLITEETVTNPTNTYGETKLAIEKMLHWYSQASNLKYKIFRYFNVAGAAPSGIIGEDHRPETHLIPVILQVALGQREKIMMFGDDYNTPDGTCIRDYIHVDDLVAAHFLGLKDLQNGGDSDFYNLGNGNGFSVKEIVEAVREVTNHPIPAEVAPRRAGDPARLVASSQKAKERLGWNPQYTDIKKVIEHAWNWHQNHPEGYEK; translated from the coding sequence ATGCATTCTATTTTAGTCTGCGGCGGGGCTGGTTATATTGGCTCCCACGCTGTAAAAAAGTTAGTAGATGAGGGACTATCTGTAATCGTTATTGATAATTTACAAACGGGTCATGAAGATGCAATTACAGATGGTGTGAAGTTTTATAAAGGAGACCTTCGTGATAAAGGTTTCTTAAGAGATGTTTTTAAACAAGAAGAAATTGATGCTGTTATGCACTTTGCAGCGGATTCCTTAGTTGGAGTCAGCATGGAAAAGCCGCTTCAATATTATAATAACAACGTATACGGTGCGTTATGTTTACTTGAAGTGATGGATGAATTCCAAATTGATAAATTTATCTTCTCCTCTACAGCTGCAACATATGGTGATGTGGATGTCGATTTAATTACGGAAGAAACAGTAACAAATCCGACGAATACATATGGAGAAACAAAATTAGCAATTGAAAAGATGCTGCATTGGTATAGCCAAGCTTCCAATTTGAAATATAAGATTTTTAGATATTTTAATGTAGCCGGAGCCGCGCCGAGTGGCATTATTGGTGAAGACCACCGTCCAGAGACGCATTTAATTCCAGTGATTCTACAAGTGGCTTTAGGGCAGCGGGAAAAAATCATGATGTTTGGTGATGATTATAATACGCCAGATGGTACATGTATTCGTGACTATATTCATGTTGATGATTTAGTTGCGGCACATTTCCTAGGATTAAAAGATTTACAAAATGGTGGAGATAGCGATTTCTACAATTTAGGAAATGGGAATGGGTTTAGTGTAAAAGAAATTGTCGAAGCGGTTCGTGAAGTGACGAATCATCCAATTCCAGCAGAAGTTGCGCCAAGAAGAGCGGGGGATCCAGCACGTTTAGTCGCATCTTCTCAAAAAGCAAAAGAAAGATTAGGATGGAATCCGCAGTATACGGATATTAAAAAAGTGATTGAACATGCATGGAACTGGCATCAAAATCATCCAGAGGGATATGAGAAGTAA
- the galU gene encoding UTP--glucose-1-phosphate uridylyltransferase GalU, producing the protein MKKVRKAIIPAAGLGTRFLPATKAMPKEMLPIVDKPTIQYIIEEAIESGIEDLIIVTGKGKRAIEDHFDHSFELEENLLSKGKYDLLAKVQESSKINIHYIRQKEPKGLGHAVWCARKFIGNEPFAVLLGDDIVQAETPCLRQLMNEYENKQASVIGVQTVPEKETHRYGIIDPIEQNDRSYQVRTFVEKPAAGTAPSNLAIMGRYVLTPEIFMFLEKQQTGAGGEIQLTDAIESLNQMQRVFAYDFEGKRYDVGEKLGFIQTTIEVAMQHEELKQDLLDHMNNLLQNELILNK; encoded by the coding sequence TTGAAAAAAGTAAGAAAAGCAATTATTCCAGCAGCAGGTCTTGGTACACGGTTTTTACCTGCAACAAAGGCCATGCCAAAAGAAATGTTACCGATTGTTGATAAGCCAACAATTCAATATATTATAGAAGAAGCAATCGAATCTGGGATTGAAGATCTTATTATTGTTACAGGAAAAGGGAAGCGTGCAATTGAAGATCACTTCGATCATTCCTTTGAATTAGAAGAAAACTTATTATCAAAAGGGAAATACGATCTTCTTGCGAAGGTACAGGAATCTTCAAAAATTAATATACATTATATTCGTCAAAAAGAACCAAAAGGTCTAGGTCATGCAGTTTGGTGTGCGCGTAAATTTATTGGTAATGAACCGTTCGCTGTTTTACTTGGTGATGATATTGTTCAAGCGGAAACACCTTGTTTACGTCAATTAATGAATGAATATGAGAACAAGCAAGCTTCTGTTATTGGGGTTCAAACAGTGCCAGAGAAGGAAACGCATCGCTATGGTATTATTGATCCAATTGAACAAAATGACCGTTCTTACCAAGTACGTACATTTGTTGAAAAACCAGCAGCAGGAACTGCCCCATCTAATCTAGCTATTATGGGGCGTTATGTATTAACTCCAGAAATCTTTATGTTCTTAGAAAAACAACAAACAGGTGCTGGTGGCGAGATTCAGCTAACAGATGCAATTGAAAGTTTAAATCAAATGCAACGTGTATTTGCATATGATTTTGAAGGAAAGCGTTATGATGTTGGAGAAAAGCTAGGATTTATTCAGACAACAATTGAAGTGGCGATGCAACATGAAGAGTTAAAACAAGATCTTTTAGACCATATGAATAATCTTTTACAAAACGAGCTTATCCTTAATAAATAG
- a CDS encoding LytR family transcriptional regulator: MKKKILLWILGIVGILIIGTGVYAYSVYSSVSSTLDKVHKPLDRDHSKKRTEEVKVEDSKPVSILLMGADERAGDQGRSDSLMVITLNPKQKSMKLLSIPRDTYTEIVGKGKKDKINHAYAFGGIDMSVNTVENFLDTPIDYYIEVNMEGFKDIVDAVGGVDVNNDLDFTQDGTHFAKGDIHLTGEDALKYTRMRKKDARGDFGRQMRQRQVLQAVISKGANVSSLANYGDVLKAVEKNIKTNLTPGQMYDMQKNYKVAIQNKEEIQIKGDGHKAENGIWYYYVPETDRQDLSNKLRAHLELTGK; encoded by the coding sequence ATGAAGAAGAAAATCTTACTTTGGATTTTAGGGATTGTAGGTATACTTATAATTGGTACAGGGGTTTATGCATATAGCGTTTATTCCTCCGTTTCAAGTACGTTAGATAAAGTGCATAAACCATTAGATCGTGATCATTCGAAGAAACGTACGGAAGAAGTAAAAGTAGAGGATTCAAAACCAGTATCCATTTTACTGATGGGTGCGGATGAACGTGCTGGCGACCAAGGTCGTTCAGATTCATTAATGGTAATTACTTTAAATCCAAAACAAAAATCTATGAAGCTGTTAAGTATTCCTCGTGATACGTATACAGAGATTGTCGGTAAAGGTAAGAAAGATAAGATCAATCATGCATACGCATTTGGCGGTATTGATATGTCTGTTAATACAGTGGAAAACTTCTTGGATACACCAATTGACTATTATATTGAAGTGAACATGGAAGGTTTTAAAGATATTGTTGATGCGGTTGGCGGTGTAGACGTGAACAATGATTTAGACTTCACACAAGATGGCACGCATTTTGCTAAAGGTGATATTCATTTAACAGGTGAAGATGCACTAAAATACACACGTATGAGAAAGAAAGATGCACGCGGTGACTTCGGTCGTCAAATGCGTCAGCGTCAAGTACTGCAAGCTGTTATTAGTAAAGGAGCAAACGTCTCTTCTCTTGCAAACTACGGTGATGTACTAAAAGCAGTTGAGAAAAACATAAAAACAAACTTAACACCAGGTCAAATGTATGATATGCAAAAGAACTACAAAGTTGCAATACAGAACAAAGAAGAAATTCAAATTAAAGGTGATGGACATAAAGCGGAAAATGGTATTTGGTACTACTATGTGCCTGAGACAGATCGTCAAGATCTATCGAATAAATTAAGAGCACATCTTGAATTAACAGGAAAGTAA
- the fabZ gene encoding 3-hydroxyacyl-ACP dehydratase FabZ, with protein MLDIEQIKEIIPHRYPFLLVDQILEVEEGKRAVGIKNVTANEEYFNGHFPDYPVMPGVLIIEALAQVGAVAVLKKEENRGRLAFFAGIDNCRFKRQVRPGDQLRLEVEMTRVRGPIGKGKAVATVNGEIACEAEVTFALGDKKE; from the coding sequence ATGCTAGATATAGAGCAAATTAAAGAAATCATTCCTCACCGCTATCCATTTCTACTTGTCGATCAAATTCTAGAAGTAGAAGAGGGAAAGCGTGCAGTTGGAATTAAAAATGTAACAGCAAATGAAGAATACTTTAACGGACATTTTCCTGATTATCCTGTAATGCCAGGTGTCCTGATCATCGAGGCGTTAGCACAAGTGGGTGCTGTCGCGGTATTAAAGAAAGAAGAAAACCGTGGCCGCCTTGCATTTTTTGCCGGCATTGATAACTGTCGTTTCAAACGCCAAGTACGCCCAGGCGACCAACTTCGTTTAGAAGTGGAAATGACGCGTGTGCGCGGACCGATCGGAAAAGGAAAAGCAGTCGCAACTGTAAATGGTGAAATTGCATGTGAAGCAGAAGTTACATTTGCACTTGGTGATAAGAAAGAATAG
- a CDS encoding SRPBCC family protein, whose product MAKGTHTMDLYVPLDHTWNFVSDMNNWAPLITGYVAHKIIDDRHSTWRLHGDLGVVKRHINLNVEITEWQEHDKVSFTIASPTKKLIGSGFFRAEAITPSKTRITSELEVKATGKGALIFNGAMKPFVPKMTKKLSKAIASKLVEQE is encoded by the coding sequence ATGGCAAAAGGAACGCACACAATGGATCTATATGTACCACTAGATCATACGTGGAACTTCGTTAGTGATATGAACAATTGGGCACCGCTCATTACTGGTTACGTCGCACATAAAATTATTGATGATCGCCATTCAACTTGGCGTTTACATGGCGATTTAGGCGTAGTGAAACGTCATATTAACTTGAACGTCGAAATTACCGAGTGGCAGGAACATGACAAGGTAAGCTTTACGATCGCTTCTCCGACAAAAAAATTGATTGGTAGCGGCTTCTTTCGTGCTGAGGCAATTACTCCTTCAAAAACACGAATAACGAGTGAGTTGGAAGTGAAAGCAACTGGGAAAGGTGCCTTGATTTTTAATGGAGCAATGAAACCATTCGTACCAAAAATGACAAAAAAACTTTCAAAAGCCATTGCTAGCAAGTTAGTGGAGCAAGAATAA
- the tagH gene encoding teichoic acids export ABC transporter ATP-binding subunit TagH, which yields MNYTVKFQNVTKKYKMYNKPSDKLKDLFRKQEDGEFHYALSDVSFEVPKGEIVGIIGLNGSGKSTLSNLIAGVTIPNKGKIDIKGSAALIAISSGLNGQLTGIENINLKGLMMGLTKEKIKEITPKVIEFADIGKFINQPVKTYSSGMKARLGFAISVNIDPDVLVIDEALSVGDQTFTNKCLKKMNEFKERGKTIFFISHSLEQVKSFCTKAIWLYYGQVREYGDVNEVATNYHSFLKQYNKMTPEERKKLQEEQLETFQHGLLQEYSTEVKAGRRKFKAHRRKFKTHRRKFKKKKGVIMGICLALMAGIITTGFYYKDLLPLKKDKQHTEKSAQSKSAAEGKQAKDEKYIVNSNDISVRKEASTSSERLAVTNFGDLFTISDRKKDTATGAEWLQVALPSGETGWVNAQYIVPFTPSNSVMEDTKLDDVTSLLSRAYGAQVMNAPTYFGKTLNELKTTYPNTLIPSQNVAGRTVVKDGNIQFGISQDKVVEVVFQDISLSITKLQELLGKESISNDSEKNYFYETKNYYIAARSEQTHSEVQSLSIVKK from the coding sequence ATGAATTATACAGTAAAGTTTCAAAACGTTACCAAAAAATATAAAATGTACAACAAGCCATCTGATAAGCTGAAAGATTTGTTTCGAAAGCAGGAAGATGGAGAATTTCACTATGCTTTAAGCGACGTTTCTTTTGAAGTGCCTAAGGGAGAAATCGTCGGAATCATAGGTTTGAATGGATCAGGGAAAAGTACCTTATCAAACTTAATTGCCGGTGTAACAATTCCTAATAAAGGGAAAATTGATATAAAAGGATCAGCTGCATTAATTGCAATTTCCTCAGGACTAAATGGTCAATTAACCGGGATTGAAAATATTAACTTAAAAGGTTTAATGATGGGGCTAACGAAAGAAAAAATTAAGGAGATTACCCCAAAGGTTATTGAATTTGCTGATATAGGTAAATTTATAAATCAACCTGTTAAAACATATTCTAGTGGTATGAAGGCCCGGTTAGGTTTTGCAATTTCTGTAAATATTGATCCGGATGTTTTAGTGATTGATGAAGCTTTATCTGTTGGTGATCAAACATTTACGAATAAGTGTTTAAAAAAGATGAATGAATTTAAAGAAAGAGGAAAAACAATCTTCTTTATTAGTCATTCTTTAGAACAGGTTAAAAGTTTTTGTACCAAAGCAATCTGGTTATATTATGGACAAGTAAGAGAATATGGAGATGTGAATGAGGTTGCTACGAATTATCACTCTTTCTTAAAACAATATAATAAAATGACACCAGAAGAGCGAAAGAAGCTACAAGAGGAGCAATTGGAAACCTTTCAGCATGGCTTATTGCAAGAGTACTCAACAGAGGTTAAGGCAGGCCGTCGTAAGTTCAAAGCACACCGCCGTAAGTTCAAAACACACCGTCGTAAGTTTAAAAAGAAAAAAGGTGTGATAATGGGAATTTGTTTAGCACTTATGGCTGGTATCATTACAACAGGCTTCTATTATAAAGATTTACTTCCGTTGAAAAAAGATAAGCAGCATACAGAAAAATCAGCTCAAAGTAAGAGTGCTGCTGAAGGTAAGCAGGCTAAGGATGAGAAATATATAGTAAATAGTAATGATATTAGTGTTCGTAAAGAAGCAAGTACAAGTAGTGAACGTTTAGCGGTAACCAACTTTGGAGATTTATTTACTATATCTGATCGTAAAAAGGATACAGCAACTGGTGCCGAATGGCTACAAGTTGCATTACCAAGTGGTGAAACCGGGTGGGTGAATGCACAGTATATTGTACCATTTACACCGAGTAATAGTGTGATGGAGGATACAAAATTAGATGACGTAACCTCTTTGTTAAGTCGTGCATATGGGGCACAAGTTATGAATGCTCCTACTTATTTTGGAAAGACATTAAATGAACTAAAAACGACATATCCTAATACATTAATTCCATCACAAAATGTAGCAGGTAGAACAGTTGTCAAAGATGGAAATATTCAATTTGGTATTTCGCAAGACAAAGTAGTAGAAGTCGTGTTCCAAGATATTTCACTGTCTATTACAAAGTTGCAAGAATTACTTGGTAAGGAAAGCATAAGTAATGATTCAGAAAAGAACTACTTCTATGAAACAAAAAATTATTATATCGCTGCTCGTTCAGAACAGACACATAGCGAAGTTCAATCTTTATCGATTGTGAAGAAATAA
- a CDS encoding ABC transporter permease → MNALKTIIKEHFESFYLIRRLSLYELKQAYAGNLLGMLWVFLNPFTQIGVYWLVFGLGIRGGAPVHGVPYFVFLVCGLVPWFFISASISQGSNSIYSRLNTVSKMNFPLSIIPTYVITSQLYTHFMLVILMLVISLISQGWHVINIFTLLYGMFSVTMFLVALGFITSTLSTMLRDIQLLIQSVTRMLFFLTPIFWEPKENMPEAFVFLVKLNPFYYILEIYRSAVAYGQSSIIFSGYTLYFWGMVIVLFVIGSMLHIKFRKQFVDYL, encoded by the coding sequence ATGAATGCCCTAAAAACTATCATTAAAGAACACTTTGAAAGTTTTTATTTAATTCGTAGATTATCTCTTTATGAATTAAAGCAAGCATATGCAGGTAATTTATTAGGTATGCTATGGGTGTTTTTAAATCCATTTACACAAATTGGTGTATATTGGTTAGTATTTGGATTAGGAATTCGAGGAGGAGCGCCAGTACATGGCGTTCCTTACTTTGTCTTTCTTGTTTGTGGGTTGGTACCATGGTTTTTTATTAGCGCATCAATTTCACAAGGATCTAATTCCATTTATAGTCGTTTAAATACAGTTTCAAAAATGAATTTTCCATTAAGTATTATTCCAACATATGTTATAACATCACAATTGTATACACATTTTATGCTCGTTATATTAATGTTAGTTATTTCCCTGATTAGTCAAGGATGGCATGTAATTAATATCTTCACCTTATTGTATGGAATGTTTTCTGTTACAATGTTTTTAGTTGCATTAGGGTTTATTACATCCACATTATCGACAATGTTACGGGATATTCAGTTACTGATTCAATCTGTTACACGTATGCTATTCTTTTTGACACCGATATTTTGGGAGCCAAAGGAAAATATGCCAGAAGCGTTTGTATTTCTTGTTAAGCTAAATCCATTTTATTATATACTAGAAATATATAGAAGTGCGGTGGCTTATGGTCAAAGTTCTATTATTTTCTCAGGTTATACGCTATATTTCTGGGGAATGGTAATTGTTCTCTTTGTCATTGGTTCTATGCTTCACATTAAATTCCGTAAGCAGTTTGTTGACTACTTATAA
- a CDS encoding nucleotide sugar dehydrogenase, producing the protein MKICTMGLGYIGLPTSAMFAKYGTEVVGVDIHPQVVDKLNRGEIHIEEPGLGEVVKEVVEKGLFRASLTPEEADTFIISVPTPNHDDEHKSCDLTYVLTATKQALPFVKKGNVIIVESTIAPRSMDDYIKPLVEEAGFTVGEDIYLVHCPERVLPGQILHELVYNNRIVGGVTPACAEAGARVYGVFVQGEIIKTNAKTAEMSKLMENTFRDVNIALANELTKVCNSLEINVLDVIEMANKHPRVNLHYPGPGVGGHCLAVDPYFIVAKAPELANIIKLSRETNVSMPHYVTEKVKELLAGVENPKVAAFGVTYKGNVDDMRESPAMDVIDLIRNEGITVTAHDPHVESDFFELHSAEEAVKDANLILVLTDHDEFKTMNYEALAPHMANAVVLDTRNCVQAVSTDEMKIVNFGTLYEALGEKVVTV; encoded by the coding sequence ATGAAAATTTGTACTATGGGTTTAGGTTATATCGGATTACCAACATCAGCAATGTTTGCGAAATATGGAACAGAGGTAGTTGGTGTAGATATTCATCCACAAGTGGTGGACAAGCTAAATCGTGGTGAAATTCATATTGAAGAACCAGGTCTTGGCGAAGTTGTAAAAGAAGTAGTTGAGAAAGGACTATTCCGTGCATCTTTAACACCAGAAGAAGCGGATACGTTTATTATTTCTGTTCCAACACCAAACCATGATGATGAACATAAATCTTGTGATTTAACATATGTATTAACAGCGACGAAACAGGCTCTTCCATTTGTGAAGAAGGGAAATGTGATTATCGTTGAGTCTACAATTGCTCCACGTAGTATGGATGACTATATAAAACCATTAGTAGAAGAAGCAGGATTTACAGTTGGGGAAGATATTTATCTTGTTCATTGTCCAGAACGTGTTCTCCCAGGACAAATTTTACATGAGTTAGTATATAACAATCGTATCGTTGGTGGCGTTACTCCTGCATGTGCAGAAGCTGGAGCTCGCGTATACGGTGTATTCGTACAAGGTGAGATTATTAAAACAAATGCAAAAACAGCGGAAATGTCTAAGCTGATGGAAAATACATTCCGTGATGTGAATATTGCACTTGCGAATGAGTTAACAAAAGTTTGTAACTCTCTAGAAATTAATGTATTAGATGTAATTGAAATGGCTAACAAACATCCACGTGTAAACTTACACTATCCAGGTCCAGGTGTAGGCGGACATTGCTTAGCGGTTGATCCATACTTTATCGTTGCGAAAGCACCTGAGTTGGCGAATATTATTAAACTTTCTCGTGAAACAAATGTTTCTATGCCACATTATGTAACTGAAAAGGTAAAAGAATTACTTGCAGGTGTTGAAAATCCAAAAGTAGCAGCATTTGGTGTCACATATAAAGGAAACGTAGATGATATGCGTGAGAGTCCAGCGATGGATGTAATCGACTTAATTCGTAACGAAGGAATTACAGTTACGGCACATGATCCGCATGTAGAGTCCGATTTCTTTGAATTACATTCTGCAGAAGAAGCTGTAAAAGATGCAAACTTAATTCTTGTTTTAACAGATCATGATGAATTTAAAACAATGAATTATGAAGCTTTAGCACCGCACATGGCAAATGCTGTTGTTCTTGATACACGTAATTGTGTACAAGCAGTTTCAACTGATGAAATGAAAATTGTTAACTTTGGAACTTTATATGAAGCGCTAGGTGAAAAAGTGGTTACGGTATGA
- a CDS encoding heparinase II/III family protein, with protein sequence MKLYIPSHLTGEKVQGILKALPRSRNKDYIKAADLMIKRNTYTLPPFGIVSYSALIKWEDNRSHSYLRLIHGHTFLGCLIDAYCEKGDPRYIVKGIDLIRNWIYSYPFETSQDKVAYHNETTALRMQYWLRFYILAKQELSESDCLLLEKAMSDTAALLAQDSFHATNTTHGMFQDISLLVFASYFEGADATICEQYKQLTILRLKEYFEGICTEDGVHKEQSPSYHMLVVSYLKKLVDWLEVTDEALSRVFIEMYQRMEDYSIHIIRPDGYFPPICDTEAKLVGNSGYGQLYNSKEYLYAVTKGEQGEPPKENDKVFPKSGYAIFRDDWEKKEKATYVLFTAAYNADYHKHSDDLNVYIYSDGEIITEAGPNGYNYQDSFTKYAYSSFAHNTLIIDGKGLPRTDKQYDKVYVSDYCISKDEAEATGVNLRYEGVKHTRNVKYPKREKRVVIHDSILSDKRHEYKLLWHVAPDITVHVRDRIVELFRDTKKVMEIEVFTEAPVRISTVKEQIKPQMQGWVFPKMEEKEPSTTIEVDLSGSNVECKTEFRLDSFKVGKEGILPFQFEKVFESTRSLRYYFEEAKEEQYKDKLFVVFSAMSPKYNFVFNYMKSLQEAPVNKLFILDDFGDQGSYYIGNQRDHSIETAVTSLIQYTMAKHKVSHENVTTIGSSKGGYAALYFGLKYYFGNIISGAPQSKIGSYLIKQTPGQNIAGYIAGSAEEGDCYYLDQLLFQLLNQPNEVSPNIHIMIGTRDHHYANHVMPLHNMLLHQGYNVSLDVENGLTHEDLKMHFPIYLQKKVENILNGKIFSSPILKEPVIQEVKVEKIGMENIVVTCNAVGIGVQYAYYVYKDKQIVEKIMYKSTPQLDYKVTASGQYMFKVFVRDSYKQIVSKSTNTIKL encoded by the coding sequence ATGAAACTGTATATTCCTTCTCATCTAACAGGCGAGAAAGTACAGGGTATTCTTAAAGCATTACCAAGGAGTCGTAATAAAGATTATATAAAAGCAGCAGATCTGATGATTAAAAGAAATACTTATACATTGCCTCCTTTTGGTATTGTTTCGTATTCTGCACTTATTAAATGGGAAGATAATCGATCTCATAGTTATTTACGATTAATACATGGGCATACATTTTTAGGGTGTTTAATAGATGCATATTGCGAAAAGGGAGATCCTAGATATATTGTAAAAGGAATAGACCTAATTCGTAATTGGATCTATAGCTATCCATTCGAGACGAGCCAAGATAAGGTGGCGTATCATAATGAGACAACTGCCCTTCGGATGCAATATTGGTTGAGATTTTATATCTTAGCAAAACAAGAGTTATCCGAATCAGATTGTCTATTGCTAGAGAAGGCAATGTCTGATACGGCAGCATTATTAGCACAAGATTCTTTTCATGCAACTAATACAACCCACGGAATGTTTCAAGATATTTCCTTGCTTGTATTTGCTTCTTATTTTGAGGGTGCAGATGCTACCATATGCGAACAATATAAGCAATTAACGATATTACGGCTAAAAGAATATTTCGAGGGTATTTGTACAGAAGATGGAGTTCATAAAGAACAGTCCCCATCTTATCATATGCTGGTAGTCTCTTATTTGAAAAAGTTAGTGGATTGGTTAGAGGTAACTGATGAAGCGCTAAGTCGAGTGTTTATCGAAATGTATCAGAGGATGGAGGACTACTCGATTCATATTATTCGTCCAGACGGTTATTTCCCCCCTATATGCGATACGGAAGCAAAATTAGTGGGGAATAGCGGTTACGGTCAATTGTATAATAGTAAAGAATATCTTTACGCTGTTACGAAGGGGGAACAAGGTGAACCCCCGAAAGAAAATGATAAAGTATTCCCAAAGTCAGGATATGCAATTTTCCGAGATGATTGGGAAAAAAAAGAAAAAGCAACGTACGTTCTGTTTACGGCTGCATATAATGCAGATTATCATAAACATAGTGATGACTTAAATGTATATATTTATTCAGATGGAGAAATCATTACAGAAGCAGGGCCGAACGGGTACAATTATCAAGATTCATTTACAAAGTACGCGTACTCATCTTTTGCTCATAATACTCTCATTATTGATGGGAAAGGGTTACCAAGAACAGACAAACAGTATGATAAGGTGTATGTATCGGATTATTGTATTTCTAAAGATGAAGCAGAGGCTACCGGAGTAAACTTACGCTATGAAGGTGTAAAACATACAAGAAATGTAAAATATCCAAAACGAGAAAAACGAGTAGTTATACATGATTCTATCCTTTCAGACAAGCGTCATGAGTATAAGCTATTATGGCATGTTGCACCAGACATTACTGTTCACGTGCGCGATCGTATTGTCGAGTTATTTAGGGATACCAAAAAGGTGATGGAGATAGAGGTCTTTACGGAGGCCCCAGTTCGAATAAGTACAGTGAAAGAACAAATAAAACCGCAAATGCAAGGATGGGTATTTCCGAAAATGGAAGAAAAGGAACCATCTACTACGATTGAAGTTGACTTAAGTGGTTCTAACGTAGAATGTAAAACAGAATTCCGATTAGATTCTTTTAAAGTAGGAAAAGAAGGGATACTTCCATTCCAATTTGAAAAGGTTTTTGAAAGCACGCGTAGCCTAAGGTACTATTTTGAGGAAGCGAAAGAAGAGCAATATAAGGATAAATTGTTTGTTGTTTTTTCTGCAATGTCACCAAAATATAATTTTGTTTTTAATTATATGAAATCATTACAAGAGGCCCCGGTTAATAAATTATTTATTCTAGATGATTTTGGCGACCAAGGTTCTTATTATATAGGGAATCAGCGAGACCATTCTATTGAAACAGCAGTAACGTCTCTTATTCAATATACAATGGCTAAACATAAGGTTTCTCATGAAAATGTAACGACCATAGGATCTTCTAAAGGAGGCTATGCAGCTCTTTATTTTGGTCTTAAATATTATTTTGGTAATATTATATCGGGAGCTCCGCAAAGTAAAATTGGTAGTTATCTAATTAAGCAAACACCAGGACAAAATATCGCGGGTTATATCGCAGGTAGTGCTGAAGAGGGAGATTGCTATTATCTTGATCAACTTCTATTTCAGTTGCTAAATCAACCGAATGAAGTATCACCAAACATTCATATCATGATAGGGACGAGAGATCATCATTATGCGAACCATGTAATGCCTTTGCATAATATGCTGTTACATCAAGGGTATAATGTAAGTCTCGATGTGGAAAATGGGTTGACACATGAGGATTTGAAAATGCATTTTCCTATTTATTTGCAAAAGAAAGTAGAAAATATTTTAAATGGAAAAATATTTTCTTCCCCTATTTTGAAAGAGCCTGTTATCCAAGAGGTTAAAGTTGAAAAAATAGGGATGGAAAATATTGTTGTAACATGTAATGCGGTTGGTATTGGTGTACAATATGCTTATTATGTTTATAAGGATAAACAAATAGTTGAAAAAATCATGTATAAATCAACCCCTCAGCTAGATTATAAAGTAACAGCTTCAGGTCAATATATGTTTAAAGTATTTGTGAGAGATAGCTATAAACAAATAGTCTCTAAAAGCACAAACACTATAAAATTATAG